In Brachypodium distachyon strain Bd21 chromosome 2, Brachypodium_distachyon_v3.0, whole genome shotgun sequence, one genomic interval encodes:
- the LOC100845791 gene encoding calnexin homolog, with protein sequence MTTAWRALLLLVVSAVLVQIRASEPLLYEPFDESFEGRWVVSGKDEYKGVWKHAKSDGHEDYGLLVSEKAKKYAIIKELDFPVTLKDETVVLQFEVRLQNGLECGGSYLKYIRLQDSTWDAKEFDNETPYSIMFGPDKCGSTNKVHFILKHKNPKTGKYVEHHLKFPPSVPYDKLSHVYTAILKPDNEVRILIDGEEKKKANFLSADDFEPALIPPKTIPDPDDKKPEDWDERAKIPDPDAVKPEDWDEDAPMEIVDEEATKPEGWLDDEPEEIDDPEAAKPEDWDDEEDGEWEAPKIDNPKCEEAPGCGEWTKPMKQNPAYKGKWHAPLIDNPNYKGVWKPQEIPNPDYFELDKPEFDPIGAIGIEIWTMQDGILFDNILIADDEKVANSILEKTWKPKYDLEKEKEKAEEEAAAGPSTLSDLQKKVFDVLYKIADIPFLEPYKSKIIDVIEKGEKQPNITIGVLVSIVVVFVTVLFKILFGGKKPAAVPVKPAAVSKKPQPATTDAAGSSGADKEEEKEDEKDGTAAPRRRSRRET encoded by the exons ATGACGACGGCATGGCGCGCGCTGCTGCTACTGGTTGTCTCGGCGGTGCTCGTCCAGATCCGCGCCTCTGAGCCG TTGCTCTACGAGCCGTTCGACGAGAGCTTCGAGGGGAGATGGGTCGTCTCCGGCAAGGACGAGTACAAGG GTGTATGGAAGCATGCCAAGAGTGATGGACATGAGGACTACGGTCTCCTTGTTAGTGAGAAGGCCAAGAAATATGCCATAATTAAGGAGCTGGATTTCCCAGTCACTTTGAAGGATGAGACAGTTGTCCTGCAGTTTGAAGTGAGGCTTCAGAATGGCCTTGAGTGTGGAGGTTCCTATCTTAAGTACATTCGCCTTCAGGATTCCACGTGGGATGCCAAGGAGTTTGATAATGAGACTCCTTACTCAATTATGTTTGGTCCTGACAAATGTGGTTCAACCAACAAGGTGCACTTCATTCTGAAGCACAAGAATCCCAAGACTGGCAAGTATGTTGAACATCATCTCAAGTTCCCACCATCTGTACCATATGACAAGCTCTCCCATGTCTACACGGCTATCTTGAAGCCGGATAATGAGGTGAGAATTTTGATTGACGGggaggagaaaaagaaggcAAACTTCCTGTCTGCTGATGATTTTGAGCCTGCCCTTATCCCACCCAAGACCATTCCTGACCCTGATGACAAGAAGCCAGAGGACTGGGACGAGAGAGCTAAAATCCCTGATCCAGATGCTGTGAAGCCCGAGGACTGGGATGAGGATGCCCCAATGGAAATCGTTGATGAGGAGGCCACCAAGCCGGAAGGATGGTTGGACGATGAGCCTGAAGAAATTGATGACCCTGAAGCTGCCAAGCCTGAAGATTGggatgatgaggaagatggTGAATGGGAGGCACCAAAGATTGACAACCCCAAGTGCGAAGAGGCACCTGGATGTGGCGAGTGGACAAAGCCTATGAAACAGAATCCTGCTTACAAGGGCAAGTGGCATGCACCTCTGATTGACAACCCCAACTACAAAGGAGTGTGGAAGCCCCAAGAGATCCCCAACCCTGACTATTTTGAACTAGACAAGCCTGAGTTTGATCCAATTGGAGCTATTGGGATTGAGATCTGGACAATGCAAGATGGCATTCTTTTTGACAACATTTTGATTGCTGATGATGAGAAGGTTGCCAACTCTATCCTAGAGAAGACATGGAAGCCCAAATATGACcttgagaaagaaaaggagaaggcTGAGGAGGAGGCTGCTGCAGGTCCTAGTACTCTTTCTGATTTACAG AAGAAGGTTTTTGATGTTCTTTACAAAATTGCTGACATTCCATTCTTGGAACCTTACAAGTCGAAGATCATT GATGTAATTGAGAAGGGTGAGAAGCAGCCCAACATCACAATTGGAGTTTTGGTGTCGATTGTTGTCGTCTTTGTGACCGTGCTTTTCAAGATCCTGTTCGGCGGCAAGAAGCCAGCAGCG GTCCCTGTGAAGCCTGCTGCTGTCTCCAAGAAGCCTCAGCCTGCTACGACAGACGCAGCTGGAAGCAGCGGCGCCGataaggaggaggagaaagaggacGAGAAGGATGGAACTGCCGCCCCACGCAGGAGGTCCCGGAGGGAGACGTAG